The genomic stretch TCTCTGTTGCCAAGGTCATTCCTCCATCTGTTCAAGAATTATTTCAATATTTGTGGTCTGCTCATGCCAGGGTGAGCTTCTGCCATGTGCTCTAGGCATGTAGCCCTTTTGAATTGTGCCGCGAGATGCGGCTATAACCTTCACCTTCATATTGTCAGGATCAAAAATTTCAAGGGATTCTGCATTTGCCCTTGCTTCTCTCAACAATTTTAAAATGTATTTCGCTGGCTTCACAGGGTACCTTGCTGGTCCATTACCCTTCTTGTGTGGTGCTCCATAGGTGTATCGTTTTATTTTTACTGGTCGCTTCAGTGCGATCACATCCTCGAGGAATTTCTCTGCCTCTGGCAGTGTCATACCCCTAATTGCGTTGCAGATTTCATAGGACTTCTTTGGTGAAATTGGTAACTCCTTGCCATACGCTTTTACATGCTTTTTGGGGTCTGTCTTAAAGGTATATCCCATTTTTTCACCTCACTTCAGCGGCAGGAATTTGGAACTGCGAGTTGCACCCACACCAGGCCCTGAGTGCTTCTCAAACTTTCTTGTAAGTGAGAACTCTCCGATGTAATGGCCAATCATTTCTGGCCTTATTTCGAATTCCTTGTATTCCTTCCCGTTGTAAACTGCAACTCTTTTTCCGACAAACTCTGGTACTATTACAATGTCTCTGCAGTGAGTTCTTACCACCTCATTTTCAGCACTTCGCAATTTCTGAACGAAAGCCATCTGTTCTGGATTGTAACCTCTCTGGAGGGTTCTCCTTGCCCTTGCTGGCAATACCTCAAGTAGTTCTTCGAGCGTCATCTTCTTGAGTTCTTCTAATGTGTAACCTCGATATGTGAATTCCTTTTTTCTCCTTGCCTGGATTACACTCTTCTTCTTTCTTTCCTTTCTTCTGCTTGCTTTGGTGCCACCTTCACCAACCATCTTTTCACCTCTTCTTCAATTTCTTTCTCTTTGGTGCCAATCTTCCTACTTTCTGTCCTGGCCATGCACCTGAAGATATTGTGCTAGGTCTGCCAATGTGCTGATGAGAACCACCACCAAATGGATGGTTAACAGGATTCATTGCCACACCTCTAACTTTAAACGGTGCTTTTGCCAAACTACTAAATGCATGAACTTTCTTACCTGCTTTGGCGAATGGCTTTTCCTTTCTACCCGCACCAGCAACAATTCCTACAGTTGCCCTGCAGTTTCCATTTATTGTCTTGAACTGTCCCGACGGGAGTTGGACGACTACATTATCCTGGGAAGAAGCCACCACAAGGGCTGCAGAACCCGCTGATCTGATGAGTTT from Thermoplasmata archaeon encodes the following:
- a CDS encoding 50S ribosomal protein L22, which gives rise to MGYTFKTDPKKHVKAYGKELPISPKKSYEICNAIRGMTLPEAEKFLEDVIALKRPVKIKRYTYGAPHKKGNGPARYPVKPAKYILKLLREARANAESLEIFDPDNMKVKVIAASRGTIQKGYMPRAHGRSSPWHEQTTNIEIILEQMEE
- a CDS encoding 30S ribosomal protein S19, which produces MVGEGGTKASRRKERKKKSVIQARRKKEFTYRGYTLEELKKMTLEELLEVLPARARRTLQRGYNPEQMAFVQKLRSAENEVVRTHCRDIVIVPEFVGKRVAVYNGKEYKEFEIRPEMIGHYIGEFSLTRKFEKHSGPGVGATRSSKFLPLK
- a CDS encoding 50S ribosomal protein L2, translated to MGKRIIPRRRGHGSPVYRSPSHRHHGPIKYPALKVTGVGVVKDIVHSPAHTAPVAEVEMENGEIYRFLAVDGLKLDSKIYIGENAPIERGNILPLKKIPEGTYVYNLELVPGDGGKLIRSAGSAALVVASSQDNVVVQLPSGQFKTINGNCRATVGIVAGAGRKEKPFAKAGKKVHAFSSLAKAPFKVRGVAMNPVNHPFGGGSHQHIGRPSTISSGAWPGQKVGRLAPKRKKLKKR